A part of Polyangiaceae bacterium genomic DNA contains:
- the yajC gene encoding preprotein translocase subunit YajC: MAPMLLLMVGLFGFMWWTNRSQQKKQAALIDDLKKGDRVITQSGLLGKLVEKADRVTTIEIASGVKVKVLSSSILGKDTGDAKPAEAK, encoded by the coding sequence ATGGCGCCGATGTTGCTCCTCATGGTCGGCCTGTTTGGCTTCATGTGGTGGACCAACCGCAGCCAGCAGAAGAAGCAAGCCGCGCTGATCGACGACCTGAAGAAGGGCGACCGTGTGATCACTCAAAGCGGGCTGCTCGGGAAGTTGGTTGAGAAGGCGGACCGCGTGACCACCATCGAGATTGCCTCGGGAGTGAAGGTCAAGGTGCTGAGCTCCTCGATCCTTGGCAAAGACACTGGCGATGCGAAGCCAGCAGAGGCGAAGTAG
- the secD gene encoding protein translocase subunit SecD, which yields MVNEVLQYVLGGFAAVLIALGYVRRAHRVSQWSGAVAAGAAAVAAHYNAFWPMVLLAWVAIWCFFVGFEFVTFSWRARFGLVSGVAMLAVLTLLPSVESMSEGKVHCPQYLKDNIDFKLVAGLDLRGGLRLVYTVDVSEAIKDKRDAYYEDMQAELARAFEFHSGDDRPTEEAYKKLREKVTLISPKDKTNAIDIEFKDPKDETKFDKRFQDKFRGELDFAHEQGSGKVRYFIRESAESEIRQRAVAQAKEIILRRVDELGLREAAVSTRDEDVIVEVPGEDEKSFQQIRDIISQTARLEFKLNDDESTFFADLEKDLAKGATGNIPKGVSFESEGVSVGQDEEGELIQKTFRFAVIRNEKDETSDQSLQRFRAWVDTLNVPPGREIGFEKLTKTDPDTLKETDTGWRTFVLKARADITGDLIRDAAAQPDQSQQSMGGWHVALTFTDRGGNIFEKITGDNIKRRFSIILDGKVESAPVIQTRIPGGHATITMGSGDPQVQLERSRNLELVLRSGALPAPISLSNEQRIGPSLGHDSIRLALQGAMGGASLVIVFMLLYYRRAGLVANLAVGLNLMLQLAILATFGASMTLPGIAGLALTIGMSVDSNVLINERIREELRDGKSPRAAVDLGFGKALSAIIDGHITTLIGGVILAQYGTGPIKGFAVTLIVGTMANIFTGVVVSRVFFDFWVHGRNRDAQLDMG from the coding sequence GTGGTCAACGAGGTCTTGCAATACGTGTTAGGCGGGTTCGCCGCGGTGCTCATAGCGCTCGGCTATGTGCGGCGCGCGCACCGGGTCTCGCAGTGGTCTGGGGCGGTCGCCGCAGGAGCCGCAGCAGTGGCGGCCCACTACAATGCGTTCTGGCCGATGGTGCTGCTCGCGTGGGTGGCCATCTGGTGCTTCTTCGTTGGCTTCGAGTTCGTGACGTTCAGCTGGCGCGCGCGCTTTGGCTTGGTGTCCGGCGTCGCGATGCTTGCGGTGCTGACGCTGTTGCCCAGCGTCGAGAGCATGAGCGAGGGCAAGGTCCACTGCCCGCAGTACTTGAAGGACAACATCGACTTCAAGCTGGTTGCTGGTCTCGACCTGCGCGGCGGTTTGCGGCTCGTCTACACGGTCGACGTGAGCGAGGCGATCAAGGACAAGCGTGACGCCTACTACGAGGACATGCAGGCAGAGCTCGCACGTGCCTTCGAGTTTCACAGCGGCGACGATCGCCCGACGGAAGAGGCCTACAAGAAGCTCCGCGAGAAGGTCACGCTGATCTCCCCGAAAGACAAGACGAACGCCATCGACATCGAGTTCAAGGACCCGAAGGACGAAACGAAGTTCGACAAGCGCTTTCAGGACAAGTTCCGTGGGGAACTGGACTTCGCCCATGAACAGGGCAGCGGCAAGGTCCGCTACTTCATCCGTGAGTCCGCTGAGTCGGAGATCCGTCAGCGCGCGGTGGCTCAGGCGAAGGAAATCATCCTGCGTCGCGTTGACGAGCTCGGTCTGCGTGAGGCGGCGGTCTCGACCCGTGACGAGGACGTCATCGTCGAGGTCCCCGGTGAGGACGAGAAGAGCTTCCAGCAGATCCGCGACATCATCAGCCAGACGGCGCGCCTCGAGTTCAAGCTGAACGACGACGAGAGCACGTTCTTTGCCGACCTGGAGAAGGACCTGGCCAAGGGCGCGACCGGCAACATCCCCAAGGGTGTGAGCTTCGAGTCCGAGGGCGTCAGCGTCGGACAAGACGAAGAGGGGGAGTTGATCCAGAAGACCTTCCGCTTCGCCGTCATCCGCAACGAGAAGGACGAAACGTCGGACCAGTCGCTGCAGCGCTTCCGCGCCTGGGTAGACACGCTGAACGTGCCCCCCGGCCGGGAGATCGGCTTCGAGAAGCTGACCAAGACCGACCCGGATACGCTCAAGGAGACCGATACCGGCTGGCGCACGTTCGTGCTCAAGGCGCGTGCTGACATCACCGGTGACCTGATTCGTGACGCGGCGGCTCAGCCCGACCAGAGCCAGCAGTCGATGGGTGGCTGGCACGTGGCGCTCACCTTCACCGACCGCGGCGGCAACATCTTCGAGAAGATCACCGGCGACAACATCAAGCGGCGCTTCAGCATCATCCTCGACGGCAAGGTGGAGAGCGCGCCGGTCATTCAGACGCGCATCCCCGGTGGTCACGCGACCATCACCATGGGCTCCGGCGATCCGCAGGTTCAGCTCGAGCGTTCGCGAAACCTCGAGTTGGTGCTGCGCTCCGGCGCGCTCCCGGCGCCGATCTCGCTGTCCAACGAGCAGCGCATCGGTCCCTCACTCGGCCACGACTCGATTCGCCTCGCCCTTCAAGGCGCGATGGGCGGCGCTTCGTTGGTCATCGTGTTCATGCTGCTCTACTACCGCCGCGCAGGCTTGGTGGCGAACCTGGCGGTTGGCCTGAACCTGATGCTGCAGCTGGCGATTCTCGCGACCTTTGGTGCGTCGATGACGCTACCTGGCATCGCGGGTCTCGCATTGACCATCGGTATGAGCGTCGACTCGAACGTTCTCATCAACGAACGTATCCGCGAGGAACTTCGAGACGGGAAGAGTCCGCGAGCTGCAGTCGACCTCGGCTTCGGCAAAGCGCTCAGCGCCATCATCGACGGTCACATCACGACACTCATCGGTGGTGTCATCCTGGCGCAATACGGAACGGGTCCCATCAAGGGCTTCGCCGTCACGCTGATCGTCGGCACCATGGCCAACATCTTCACGGGTGTGGTGGTGTCCCGCGTTTTCTTCGACTTCTGGGTACACGGCCGCAACCGTGATGCTCAACTGGATATGGGCTGA